From Vanacampus margaritifer isolate UIUO_Vmar chromosome 8, RoL_Vmar_1.0, whole genome shotgun sequence, a single genomic window includes:
- the LOC144056801 gene encoding uncharacterized protein LOC144056801 isoform X1 — translation MVLFLKLLLLSLTFNKFHADLDTFCPKGTLIKMHGATPYCEACPEGYHQPVKNYSKQCKACTKCDEESGSKVTEKCTKVADTICECRKGFDPAETDFATCECRVGFGLHYGECSKCEDGSFNQRPNGPCIKWKVCKSGVNVSGSSTSDVICIEEVNHHPHSSPTTNHTVSVIAPQHEWDQSHNDAQLETTTKATAIYDVPSRDNVQPAPPSNATGHHIGMAFVIFAIVALVVLSVVACKMRGTTCVRRWPAAQTDSLCRRPVEESGDGIRSNLNTKEP, via the exons atggttCTTTTCCTCAAACTGCTCCTCCTGAGTCTGACTTTTAACAAATTCCATGCTGATTTGGATACGTTCTGTCCTAAAG GCACGCTGATTAAAATGCATGGCGCAACTCCATACTGTGAGGCATGTCCTGAAGGATACCACCAGCCTGTAAAGAATTACTCCAAACAGTGCAAAGCGTGCACAAAGTGTGATGAAG AGTCGGGAAGTAAGGTGACAGAGAAATGCACAAAGGTGGCGGACACGATATGTGAGTGCCGAAAAGGATTCGATCCGGCGGAAACTGATTTTGCTACTTGCGAATGCCGTGTTGGATTTGGGCTACATTATGGAG aaTGCTCAAAATGTGAGGATGGCTCCTTCAACCAAAGGCCCAACGGCCCTTGTATTAAGTGGAAAGT GTGTAAATCTGGCGTGAATGTCAGTGGGAGCAGCACCTCTGACGTCATCTGCATCGAGGAAGTAAATCACCACCCACACAGCTCCCCCACAACAAACCACACCGTGTCTGTCATAGCCCCCCAACATGAGTGGGACCAAAGTCATAACGACGCTCAGCTTGAGACAACCACCAAAGCCACCGCAATATATGACGTGCCATCTCGGGACAACGTGCAACCTGCCCCTCCTTCAAACGCCACCGGCCACCACATTG GCATGGCCTTTGTCATCTTTGCAATTGTTGCACTGGTTGTTCTCAGTGTGGTGGCCTGCAAAATGCGCGGTACGACTTGTGTGAGGAGATGGCCGGCGGCGCAAA CGGATTCGCTGTGTCGCAGACCCGTTGAGGAAAGTGGCGATGGCATTCGCTCCAACCTGAATACAAAGGAGCCTTAA
- the LOC144056801 gene encoding uncharacterized protein LOC144056801 isoform X2 — protein sequence MVLFLKLLLLSLTFNKFHADLDTFCPKGTLIKMHGATPYCEACPEGYHQPVKNYSKQCKACTKCDEESGSKVTEKCTKVADTICECRKGFDPAETDFATCECRVGFGLHYGECSKCEDGSFNQRPNGPCIKWKVCKSGVNVSGSSTSDVICIEEVNHHPHSSPTTNHTVSVIAPQHEWDQSHNDAQLETTTKATAIYDVPSRDNVQPAPPSNATGHHIADSLCRRPVEESGDGIRSNLNTKEP from the exons atggttCTTTTCCTCAAACTGCTCCTCCTGAGTCTGACTTTTAACAAATTCCATGCTGATTTGGATACGTTCTGTCCTAAAG GCACGCTGATTAAAATGCATGGCGCAACTCCATACTGTGAGGCATGTCCTGAAGGATACCACCAGCCTGTAAAGAATTACTCCAAACAGTGCAAAGCGTGCACAAAGTGTGATGAAG AGTCGGGAAGTAAGGTGACAGAGAAATGCACAAAGGTGGCGGACACGATATGTGAGTGCCGAAAAGGATTCGATCCGGCGGAAACTGATTTTGCTACTTGCGAATGCCGTGTTGGATTTGGGCTACATTATGGAG aaTGCTCAAAATGTGAGGATGGCTCCTTCAACCAAAGGCCCAACGGCCCTTGTATTAAGTGGAAAGT GTGTAAATCTGGCGTGAATGTCAGTGGGAGCAGCACCTCTGACGTCATCTGCATCGAGGAAGTAAATCACCACCCACACAGCTCCCCCACAACAAACCACACCGTGTCTGTCATAGCCCCCCAACATGAGTGGGACCAAAGTCATAACGACGCTCAGCTTGAGACAACCACCAAAGCCACCGCAATATATGACGTGCCATCTCGGGACAACGTGCAACCTGCCCCTCCTTCAAACGCCACCGGCCACCACATTG CGGATTCGCTGTGTCGCAGACCCGTTGAGGAAAGTGGCGATGGCATTCGCTCCAACCTGAATACAAAGGAGCCTTAA
- the tnfrsf18 gene encoding tumor necrosis factor receptor superfamily member 18 isoform X2: MVSLHSSLAGLYALCICIVNYAADLSCSDPRTIAVNGNCCKMCPPGHYLEDFCTKTTKTVCRPCPDKSFSSQYSAFNKCRPCQSCQGAHRDYEKKCSPTTNAKCSCRPGFLCFDDACSKCLENTCDVGEKAVSTGQMWFKCQPCHDHEYLDVKMNNCTPRTQCNMLGLVVNFPGNKTHDAVCGVHDRDALFVSLGVGCAVLALVLLVILSHTCINVAKKCKAAALAHPSAPDW; encoded by the exons ATGGTCTCTCTCCACTCCTCCTTAGCAGGTCTTTATGCTTTGTGCATTTGTATTGTCAACTATGCAGCAGACTTAAGCTGTTCTGATCCACGGACGATCGCTGTGaatggtaattgctgcaaaatgtgcCCTCCAG GACACTATCTGGAGGACTtctgcacaaaaacaacaaaaaccgTCTGTCGCCCATGTCCAGACAAATCCTTCTCTTCACAATACAGTGCCTTTAACAAATGTCGGCCATGTCAGTCGTGCCAAGGAGCTCACCGAG ATTATGAAAAGAAATGTTCTCCAACCACAAACGCAAAGTGCTCGTGTCGCCCTGGTTTCTTGTGTTTCGATGACGCATGCTCAAAGTGTTTGGAAAACACATGCGATGTTGGCGAGAAGGCGGTGAGTACAG GTCAAATGTGGTTCAAGTGCCAGCCATGCCATGATCATGAATATTTGGATGTGAAAATGAATAACTGCACGCCACGGACACA GTGCAACATGCTAGGACTTGTGGTGAACTTTCCAGGAAACAAAACGCATGATGCAGTTTGTGGCGTACATG ATAGAGATGCACTTTTTGTGTCCCTTGGCGTCGGATGTGCTGTGCTGGCTCTCGTTCTTCTTGTGATCTTGTCTCACACGTGTATAAATGTTGCAAAGAAATGTAAAGCag CGGCGCTAGCTCACCCCTCTGCGCCAGACTGGTGA
- the tnfrsf18 gene encoding tumor necrosis factor receptor superfamily member 18 isoform X1 — protein sequence MVSLHSSLAGLYALCICIVNYAADLSCSDPRTIAVNGNCCKMCPPGHYLEDFCTKTTKTVCRPCPDKSFSSQYSAFNKCRPCQSCQGAHRDYEKKCSPTTNAKCSCRPGFLCFDDACSKCLENTCDVGEKAVSTGQMWFKCQPCHDHEYLDVKMNNCTPRTQCNMLGLVVNFPGNKTHDAVCGVHDRDALFVSLGVGCAVLALVLLVILSHTCINVAKKCKADPHLSIMEETGHQQHMSQTDSKRNPYEIVTTLS from the exons ATGGTCTCTCTCCACTCCTCCTTAGCAGGTCTTTATGCTTTGTGCATTTGTATTGTCAACTATGCAGCAGACTTAAGCTGTTCTGATCCACGGACGATCGCTGTGaatggtaattgctgcaaaatgtgcCCTCCAG GACACTATCTGGAGGACTtctgcacaaaaacaacaaaaaccgTCTGTCGCCCATGTCCAGACAAATCCTTCTCTTCACAATACAGTGCCTTTAACAAATGTCGGCCATGTCAGTCGTGCCAAGGAGCTCACCGAG ATTATGAAAAGAAATGTTCTCCAACCACAAACGCAAAGTGCTCGTGTCGCCCTGGTTTCTTGTGTTTCGATGACGCATGCTCAAAGTGTTTGGAAAACACATGCGATGTTGGCGAGAAGGCGGTGAGTACAG GTCAAATGTGGTTCAAGTGCCAGCCATGCCATGATCATGAATATTTGGATGTGAAAATGAATAACTGCACGCCACGGACACA GTGCAACATGCTAGGACTTGTGGTGAACTTTCCAGGAAACAAAACGCATGATGCAGTTTGTGGCGTACATG ATAGAGATGCACTTTTTGTGTCCCTTGGCGTCGGATGTGCTGTGCTGGCTCTCGTTCTTCTTGTGATCTTGTCTCACACGTGTATAAATGTTGCAAAGAAATGTAAAGCag ACCCTCACCTGTCCATCATGGAGGAAACCGGGCACCAGCAACACATGAGCCAGACCGATTCCAAGAGAAACCCCTATGAAATAGTCACCACCTTGTCATAG
- the tnfrsf18 gene encoding tumor necrosis factor receptor superfamily member 18 isoform X3 has translation MCPPGHYLEDFCTKTTKTVCRPCPDKSFSSQYSAFNKCRPCQSCQGAHRDYEKKCSPTTNAKCSCRPGFLCFDDACSKCLENTCDVGEKALNKTACCQPSCHHHPGSCQMWFKCQPCHDHEYLDVKMNNCTPRTQCNMLGLVVNFPGNKTHDAVCGVHDRDALFVSLGVGCAVLALVLLVILSHTCINVAKKCKADPHLSIMEETGHQQHMSQTDSKRNPYEIVTTLS, from the exons atgtgcCCTCCAG GACACTATCTGGAGGACTtctgcacaaaaacaacaaaaaccgTCTGTCGCCCATGTCCAGACAAATCCTTCTCTTCACAATACAGTGCCTTTAACAAATGTCGGCCATGTCAGTCGTGCCAAGGAGCTCACCGAG ATTATGAAAAGAAATGTTCTCCAACCACAAACGCAAAGTGCTCGTGTCGCCCTGGTTTCTTGTGTTTCGATGACGCATGCTCAAAGTGTTTGGAAAACACATGCGATGTTGGCGAGAAGGCG ctcaacaaaacagcatgttgccagccatcttgtcaccaccaccctggctcat GTCAAATGTGGTTCAAGTGCCAGCCATGCCATGATCATGAATATTTGGATGTGAAAATGAATAACTGCACGCCACGGACACA GTGCAACATGCTAGGACTTGTGGTGAACTTTCCAGGAAACAAAACGCATGATGCAGTTTGTGGCGTACATG ATAGAGATGCACTTTTTGTGTCCCTTGGCGTCGGATGTGCTGTGCTGGCTCTCGTTCTTCTTGTGATCTTGTCTCACACGTGTATAAATGTTGCAAAGAAATGTAAAGCag ACCCTCACCTGTCCATCATGGAGGAAACCGGGCACCAGCAACACATGAGCCAGACCGATTCCAAGAGAAACCCCTATGAAATAGTCACCACCTTGTCATAG
- the arl8ba gene encoding ADP-ribosylation factor-like protein 8B-A yields the protein MLALINRLLDWFKSLFWKEEMELTLVGLQYSGKTTFVNVIASGHFSEDMIPTVGFNMRKVTKGNVTIKIWDIGGQPRFRSMWERYCRGVNAIVYMVDAADRDKVEASRNELHNLLDKPQLQGIPVLVLGNKRDLPTALDEKQLIEKMNLAAIQDREICCYSVSCKEKDNIDITLQWLIQHSKSRRS from the exons ATGCTGGCGCTAATAAACCGGCTTCTAGACTGGTTCAAGTCCCTGTTTTGGAAGGAGGAGATGGAGCTGACCCTGGTCGGTCTTCAGTATTCGGGGAAAACGACGTTTGTCAACGTAATCGCC TCTGGCCATTTCAGCGAAGACATGATTCCCACAGTTGGCTTCAATATGAGGAAGGTCACCAAAGGAAATGTCACCATCAAG ATTTGGGACATCGGAGGGCAGCCGCGGTTTCGGAGCATGTGGGAGCGCTACTGTCGAGGCGTAAATGCCATCGT ATACATGGTGGACGCAGCAGACCGAGATAAGGTGGAGGCGTCGAGGAACGAGCTTCACAATCTATTAGACAAACCTCAGTTGCAAGGAATCCCC GTTTTGGTTCTGGGGAACAAAAGAGACCTGCCCACCGCTTTAGATGAAAAGCAGCTGATTGAGAAAAT GAATCTGGCTGCCATTCAGGACAGGGAGATATGCTGTTACTCAGTTTCTTGCaaagaaaaagacaacattG ataTTACCCTTCAGTGGCTCATTCAGCACTCAAAGTCCCGGAGGAGCTGA
- the edem1 gene encoding ER degradation-enhancing alpha-mannosidase-like protein 1, which translates to MQWRSLVVGVVVLRLSVSLWLAFGLGAYVSLGTSHSDGGGAEEPSTRERKGGDSWSQRISGYEHDETTGTCAKVAGESPKRSYLSFFDGNKDDYVRRYSIFPGTLKDTMKEKAREMFYFGYDNYMKYAFPKDELNPIDCVGRGPDVHNPSNININDVLGNYSLTLIDVLDTLLVLGNVTEFQRAVELVIDTVSFDKNSTVQVFEANIRILGSLISAHILLTDSKHPFGRVSFEGYDNQLLHLAHDLAVRLLPAFENTSTGIPYPRVNLKTGVPSGSINETCTAGAGSLLVEFGILSRLTGDSTFESVARRAVRALWKLRNSETGLLGNIVNIQTGHWVGKQSGLGAGMDSFYEYLLKSYILFGEKEDYAMFQAAYASIQNHLRRGRESCNEGEGDPPIYVNVNMMSGEIMNTWIDSLQAFFPGLQVLNGDVENAICLHAFYYAIWKRFGALPERYNWQRQAPDVLFYPLRPELVESTYLLYQATKNPFYLHVGMDILQSLENNTKVRCGYATLHHVVHKSKEDRMESFFLSETCKYLFLLFDEDNPLHKSGNKYIFTTEGHVMPVDKRFREKGRSGKCLREDDAPLQTTTTEQPFWNASNCIRVPDSRRYTLPLKSVYMRQIDQMVGLL; encoded by the exons ATGCAATGGCGGTCGTTAGTAGTCGGTGTGGTCGTGCTGAGGCTGTCTGTCAGCTTGTGGCTCGCCTTCGGACTCGGAGCGTATGTTAGCTTGGGCACCAGCCACTCCGACGGCGGCGGCGCAGAAGAGCCCTCGACCAGGGAGAGGAAAGGCGGCGACTCGTGGTCCCAGCGGATAAGCGGCTACGAACATGATGAGACCACCGGGACCTGTGCCAAGGTGGCGGGAGAGTCTCCGAAGAGGTCCTACCTGAGCTTCTTCGATGGCAATAAGGACGATTACGTCCGCAGATACAGCATCTTCCCGGGAACGCTGAAAGACACCATGAAGGAGAAGGCCAGAGAAATGTTCTACTTCGGTTATGACAACTACATGAAATATGCGTTCCCCAAAGACGAGCTCAACCCAATTGACTGCGTGGGGAGGGGTCCTGACGTCCACAACCC CTCTAACATCAACATCAATGATGTCCTGGGAAACTACTCGCTAACACTCATTGATGTCTTAGACACACTGCTG GTGCTGGGAAATGTCACAGAGTTCCAGCGGGCCGTCGAGCTGGTTATCGACACCGTGTCTTTTGACAAGAACTCAACGGTGCAGGTTTTTGAGGCCAACATCAG AATTTTGGGCAGCCTCATCTCGGCTCACATTCTGCTGACGGACTCCAAGCATCCATTCGGAAGGGTGAGCTTTGAGGGCTACGACAACCAACTGCTGCACTTGGCTCACGACTTGGCCGTGCGCCTGCTGCCCGCCTTCGAGAACACAAGCACGGGCATTCCCTACCCTAGG GTCAATCTAAAAACCGGAGTGCCGTCTGGCAGTATTAACGAGACGTGTACCGCGGGTGCTGGATCTCTACTGGTGGAGTTTGGAATTCTCAGCCGCTTGACCGGAGATTCCACATTTGAGTCTGTGGCTCGACGAGCCGTCAGGGCGCTCTGGAAGCTCCGGAACAGCGAAACTGGTCTGCTAG GCAACATTGTCAACATCCAAACGGGCCACTGGGTGGGCAAGCAGAGCGGTCTGGGCGCCGGTATGGACTCCTTCTACGAGTACCTGCTCAAGTCGTACATCCTGTTCGGCGAGAAGGAGGACTACGCCATGTTCCAGGCCGCTTATGCGAGTATCCAGAACCACCTGAGACGAGG GCGAGAGTCGTGCAACGAAGGAGAAGGCGACCCGCCCATTTACGTCAACGTGAACATGATGAGTGGCGAGATCATGAATACGTGGATAGACTCCCTGCAGGCTTTTTTTCCTGGGTTGCAG GTGCTAAACGGTGATGTGGAGAACGCCATTTGCCTCCACGCCTTCTACTACGCCATTTGGAAGCGCTTCGGGGCTTTACCGGAGAGGTACAACTGGCAGCGGCAGGCTCCCGATGTCCTTTTTTACCCGCTCAGACCTGAGCTGGTGGAGTCCACCTATCTGCTCTACCAG GCAACCAAAAATCCTTTCTACTTGCATGTTGGAATGGACATTCTTCAGAGCCTTGAGAACAATACCAAAGTCAG ATGTGGCTACGCTACCCTCCATCACGTTGTGCACAAATCCAAAGAAGATCGCATGGAGAGTTTCTTCCTCAGCGAGACCTGCAAATACCTTTTTCTG CTGTTCGATGAGGACAACCCGCTTCACAAATCAGGTAACAAGTACATCTTCACCACCGAGGGTCACGTGATGCCCGTCGACAAGCGCTTCCGAGAGAAAGGACGGAGCGGCAAGTGTCTGCGTGAAGACGACGCGCCGTTGCAGACGACGACGACTGAGCAGCCGTTCTGGAACGCCAGCAAC TGCATCCGGGTCCCTGATTCACGGCGCTACACGCTGCCCCTGAAGAGCGTCTACATGAGGCAGATCGATCAAATGGTAGGGCTGCTCTGA
- the gnat1 gene encoding guanine nucleotide-binding protein G(t) subunit alpha-1 translates to MGAGASAEEKRSKELEKKLKEDADKDARTVKLLLLGAGESGKSTIVKQMKIIHQDGYSLEESMEFISIIYSNTLQSIMAIVKAMTTFSINYGHSDQQDDARKLMHLADTIEEGTMPKELSDIILRLWKDSGIQASFDRASEYQLNDSAGYYLNDLERLIQPGYVPTEQDVLRSRVKTTGIIETQFSLKDLNFRMFDVGGQRSERKKWIHCFEGVTCIIFIAALSAYDMVLVEDDEVNRMHESLHLFNSICNHRYFATTSIVLFLNKKDVFVEKIKKAHLSMCFPDYDGPNTYEDAGNYIKVQFLDLNMRRDVKEIYSHMTCATDTENVKFVFDAVTDIIIKENLKDCGLF, encoded by the exons ATGGGGGCGGGAGCGAGTGCCGAAGAGAAGCGCTCCAAGGAGCTGgagaagaagctgaaggaggACGCCGACAAGGACGCCAGGACCGTCAAGTTGCTGCTGCTCG GAGCTGGCGAATCAGGGAAAAGCACAATTGTCAAACAGATGAA aaTTATCCACCAAGATGGCTACTCTCTTGAAGAGTCCATGGAGTTCATCTCTATCATCTACAGCAACACGCTGCAGTCGATCATGGCCATCGTGAAAGCTATGACCACGTTCAGCATCAACTATGGTCACTCAGATCAGCAG GACGACGCCAGGAAACTGATGCATCTGGCGGATACTATTGAAGAGGGCACCATGCCCAAGGAGTTGTCTGATATCATCCTGCGCCTGTGGAAGGACTCGGGCATCCAGGCAAGCTTTGACCGAGCCTCGGAGTACCAGCTCAACGACTCGGCCGGATA CTACCTGAATGACTTGGAACGTCTGATCCAACCGGGCTACGTGCCCACTGAGCAGGATGTGCTCCGATCCAGGGTGAAAACCACCGGCATCATTGAGACCCAGTTTTCTCTCAAAGATCTCAATTTCAg GATGTTCGACGTGGGCGGACAGAGGTCGGAAAGGAAGAAGTGGATTCACTGCTTCGAAGGGGTCACCTGCATCATCTTTATCGCTGCTTTAAGCGCCTACGACATGGTGCTGGTGGAGGACGACGAAGTG AACCGAATGCATGAAAGCCTGCACCTGTTCAACAGCATTTGCAACCATCGCTACTTCGCCACCACCTCCATCGTCCTCTTCTTGAACAAGAAGGACGTGTTCGTGGAGAAGATCAAGAAGGCTCACCTTAGCATGTGTTTCCCCGACTATGACG GTCCCAACACCTACGAGGATGCCGGTAATTATATCAAAGTGCAGTTCCTGGACCTGAACATGCGCCGGGATGTCAAGGAGATCTACTCACACATGACCTGCGCCACTGATACAGAAAATGTCAAGTTTGTGTTTGACGCTGTCACCGACATCATCATCAAAGAAAACCTGAAAGACTGCGGCCTCTTCTGA